One Pelorhabdus rhamnosifermentans genomic region harbors:
- a CDS encoding DUF4342 domain-containing protein yields the protein MEEVTLEKIDILRSRTNVSYKEAKEALELHHGNVIEALIDLEKNQGESQSHWTEEFTVKSSEAIDKVKELIKQGNVHRIRIKSDDKVIAEIPVYVGAIGALLVPQMASLGFMAALFKKCTIEVIRKEDIVDVEPTEETRDGEEEPKL from the coding sequence ATGGAAGAAGTAACATTGGAAAAGATTGACATACTTCGTTCGCGGACAAATGTGAGTTACAAAGAGGCCAAGGAAGCGTTAGAACTTCATCATGGCAATGTTATTGAGGCGCTCATTGATCTTGAGAAAAATCAGGGCGAGAGCCAATCGCATTGGACAGAAGAGTTTACGGTCAAGTCTAGTGAAGCTATTGATAAGGTGAAGGAACTCATCAAACAAGGCAATGTTCATCGCATACGTATAAAAAGTGATGATAAAGTGATTGCTGAAATTCCTGTGTATGTGGGTGCTATTGGGGCGTTACTTGTTCCGCAAATGGCATCGTTAGGCTTTATGGCGGCATTATTTAAAAAATGCACCATTGAAGTGATCAGGAAAGAGGATATTGTTGATGTAGAGCCGACGGAGGAGACCAGAGACGGCGAAGAAGAGCCGAAATTATAA